Genomic segment of Streptomyces sp. NBC_01210:
CAGACAGGATATTGACGTGCTGGTCCGACAGGACGCGGGTGACGTCCGAGAGAAGCCTGGACCGGTCGAGCGCCTCGACCTGGATGGCGACCAGGAAGACGGACGACTGGGTCGGGGCCCATTCGACCTCGAGGATGCGCTCCGGCTGCTGCGAGAGCGAGTCGACGTTGACGCAGTCGGCCCGGTGAACCGATACGCCGGAGCCGCGCGTGACGAAGCCGATGATGGGGTCGCCGGGGACGGGCGTACAACAGCGGGCGAGCTTGACCCAGACATCCTCGACGCCCTTGACGACCACGCCGGGGTCGGCGTTGGCGCGGCGCTTGCTGCGGCCGCCGTGCGTGGGCGGTGTGCTCTCGGCGATGTCCTCGCTCGCGGCCTCCTCGCCGCCGAGGGCCTGCACCAGTTTCTGTACGACGCCCTGCGCGGCCACATGGCCCTCGCCGATCGCCGCGTACAGGGACGAGATGTCCGGGTAGCGCATCTCGTGCGCCAGTGTGACGAGCGAGTCGCCGGTGAGAATGCGCTGGATCGGCAGGTTCTGCTTGCGCATGGCCCGCGCGATGGCGTCCTTGCCGTGCTCGATGGCCTCGTCGCGACGCTCCTTGGAGAACCACGCGCGGATCTTGTTGCGCGCCCGGGGCGACTTGACGAAGCCCAGCCAGTCGCGGGAGGGTCCGGCGCCTTCGGCCTTGGAGGTGAAGACCTCCACCAGGTCGCCGTTGTCGAGGGTCGATTCGAGCGGGACGAGCCGTCCGTTGACCCGCGCCCCTATGGTCCGGTGGCCGACCTCGGTGTGCACGGCGTACGCGAAGTCGACGGGCGTGGCGCCGGCCGGCAGCGCTATGACGTCGCCCTTCGGCGTGAAGACGAAGACCTCGTTGCGGGAGAGGTCGAAGCGCAGGGACTCGAGGAACTCGCTGGGGTCCTCGGTCTCCTTCTGCCAGTCGAGGAGCTGGCGCAGCCACGCCATGTCGTTGATGTTGTCGTCCTTGCCGGCCTTCTTCGGTACGTCGGAACGCACCTTGGAGGCGCCGGCGGAGGGCTCCTGCTTGTACTTCCAGTGCGCCGCGATGCCGTACTCGGCACGGCGGTGCATGTCGAAGGTACGGATCTGCAGCTCGACTGGCTTGCCGTTGGGGCCGATCACCGTGGTGTGCAGCGACTGGTACATGTTGAACTTCGGCATCGCGATGTAGTCCTTGAACCGGCCGGGGACCGGGTTCCATCGCGCATGGACGGTGCCGAGTGCGGCGTAGCAGTCGCGGACGCTGTCGACGAGGACGCGGATGCCCACCAGGTCGTAGATCTCCGCGAAGTCACGGCCGCGGACGATCATCTTCTGGTAGACGCTGTAGTAGTGCTTCGGCCTGCCTGTGACGGTCGCCTTGATGCGGGCGGCGCGCAGATCGGACTGGACCTCGTCGGTCACTATGGCGAGGTACTCGTCACGCTTGGGCGCGCGCTCGGCGACCAGCCGCACGATCTCGTCGTACATCTTGGGGTAGAGGATCGCGAAGGCGAGGTCCTCCAGCTCCCACTTGATGGTGTTCATGCCCAGGCGGTGGGCCAGGGGCGCGTAGATCTCAAGGGTCTCGCGGGCCTTCTTCTCCTGCTTCTCCCGCTTGAGATAGCGCATGGTGCGCATGTTGTGCAGCCGGTCGGCGAGCTTGATGACCAGGACGCGCGGGTCCTTGGCCATGGCGACGACCATCTTGCGTACGGTCTCGGCCTGTGCGGCCTCGCCGAACTTGACCTTGTCGAGCTTGGTGACGCCGTCGACGAGGAGGGCGACCTGGTCGCCGAAGTCGCGGCGCAGTGTGTCCAGGCCGTACTCGGTGTCCTCGACGGTGTCGTGCAGCAGCCCGGCCATCAGGGTCGCCGGGTCCATGCCGAGCTCGGCGAGGATGGTGGTGACGGCGAGCGGGTGCGTGATGTACGGGTCGCCGCTCTTGCGCTTCTGGCCGCGGTGCCAGCGCTCGGCCACCTGGTAGGCACGCTCGACCTGGCGGAGCGTCGAAGTCTCGATCTTGGGGTCGTTGCTGCGCACTATCCGCAGCAGCGGTTCCAGGACGGGGTTGTACGGCGAGGAGCGCTGCACGCCCAGGCGGGCGAGGCGGGCGCGTACGCGGTTCGAGGAGCCGCCGGTCCGGGGCACGGAGGCGGGCGTGGGCTTGGCCGCTGGTGTGGACTTGCCCGCAGGCGTGGGCCTGACGGCGGGCATGGACTTGTCCGCAGGCGTGGACTTGGCGGCAGGCGTGGACTTGGCGGCAGAGACCGGGGCCGCACCGTTCGCACGCTCGGGCACTGCCGGCATTGACTTCTCCGCCGGCTTCTTCTCGGGCGTGACAGGGGCTGCCGCGGCCTTTTCGGCCTGCTGGTCGGGCTGCGCGGCGGCGGGCTGGGCCTCGTCTGGCAAGAGCGCTCCTCGTGCGGTTCCGGGTCCCCCGGTCAGGTCCGGAGAGGCCATGGTATCGACCCAGGAGTCACGGTGCTCACGAGGCTGCAGGTCCGCACTTGACGGAAG
This window contains:
- a CDS encoding RelA/SpoT family protein, translating into MPDEAQPAAAQPDQQAEKAAAAPVTPEKKPAEKSMPAVPERANGAAPVSAAKSTPAAKSTPADKSMPAVRPTPAGKSTPAAKPTPASVPRTGGSSNRVRARLARLGVQRSSPYNPVLEPLLRIVRSNDPKIETSTLRQVERAYQVAERWHRGQKRKSGDPYITHPLAVTTILAELGMDPATLMAGLLHDTVEDTEYGLDTLRRDFGDQVALLVDGVTKLDKVKFGEAAQAETVRKMVVAMAKDPRVLVIKLADRLHNMRTMRYLKREKQEKKARETLEIYAPLAHRLGMNTIKWELEDLAFAILYPKMYDEIVRLVAERAPKRDEYLAIVTDEVQSDLRAARIKATVTGRPKHYYSVYQKMIVRGRDFAEIYDLVGIRVLVDSVRDCYAALGTVHARWNPVPGRFKDYIAMPKFNMYQSLHTTVIGPNGKPVELQIRTFDMHRRAEYGIAAHWKYKQEPSAGASKVRSDVPKKAGKDDNINDMAWLRQLLDWQKETEDPSEFLESLRFDLSRNEVFVFTPKGDVIALPAGATPVDFAYAVHTEVGHRTIGARVNGRLVPLESTLDNGDLVEVFTSKAEGAGPSRDWLGFVKSPRARNKIRAWFSKERRDEAIEHGKDAIARAMRKQNLPIQRILTGDSLVTLAHEMRYPDISSLYAAIGEGHVAAQGVVQKLVQALGGEEAASEDIAESTPPTHGGRSKRRANADPGVVVKGVEDVWVKLARCCTPVPGDPIIGFVTRGSGVSVHRADCVNVDSLSQQPERILEVEWAPTQSSVFLVAIQVEALDRSRLLSDVTRVLSDQHVNILSAAVQTSRDRVATSRFTFEMGDPKHLGHVLKAVRGVEGVYDVYRVTSARSSGA